The Streptomyces sp. NBC_00691 genome has a segment encoding these proteins:
- a CDS encoding diacylglycerol kinase: protein MTSEITLFVNPTAGRGRGAHAAGTAARALRDAGFSVRTALGHDADDALRRAREAVASGTGALVAVGGDGMISLALRAVAGTLTPLGVIPAGTGNDFARALGLPLRDPAAAARVAARILGTTGGRSIDLGRVGTGTGGAGPSGAPAEDTAAGLPGGPVNGRWYGTVLASGFDSRVNDRGNRMRIPAGRFTYDLAILAELAGLRPVPYRLVLDDGQVVETDATLVAVGNGGSYGGGMRICADARLDDGLLDVTVVGDCDRRTLLKVFPRVYKGTHLSHPKVTTYRVRSLTLEAPDTTGYADGEPLGRLPLTVTCVPGALRVLAPAPAEDPGAGPSTSPR, encoded by the coding sequence ATGACCAGCGAGATCACCCTCTTCGTCAACCCCACCGCGGGCCGCGGCCGCGGCGCCCATGCCGCCGGGACCGCCGCCCGCGCCCTGCGGGACGCCGGATTCTCCGTACGTACCGCCCTCGGGCACGACGCCGACGACGCCCTGCGACGCGCCCGTGAAGCGGTCGCGTCGGGCACCGGCGCCCTGGTCGCCGTCGGCGGCGACGGCATGATCTCCCTCGCCCTCCGGGCGGTCGCCGGGACCCTCACCCCGCTCGGCGTCATCCCCGCGGGCACCGGGAACGACTTCGCCCGCGCACTCGGCCTGCCCCTCCGCGACCCGGCCGCCGCGGCGCGCGTCGCCGCTCGGATCCTCGGGACGACGGGCGGCCGGAGCATCGACCTGGGACGAGTCGGGACCGGCACCGGCGGCGCGGGCCCGTCCGGCGCTCCGGCCGAGGACACGGCCGCCGGTCTCCCCGGCGGACCGGTGAACGGCCGCTGGTACGGCACCGTCCTCGCCTCCGGCTTCGACTCCCGCGTCAACGACCGCGGCAACCGCATGCGCATCCCCGCCGGCCGCTTCACGTACGACCTCGCGATCCTCGCCGAACTCGCGGGCCTCCGGCCCGTCCCGTACCGCCTCGTCCTCGACGACGGACAGGTCGTCGAGACCGACGCCACCCTCGTCGCCGTCGGCAACGGCGGCTCGTACGGCGGCGGCATGCGGATCTGCGCCGACGCCCGCCTCGACGACGGACTCCTCGACGTCACCGTCGTCGGCGACTGCGACCGCAGAACGCTGCTCAAGGTCTTCCCCCGCGTCTACAAGGGCACCCATCTCAGCCACCCGAAGGTCACCACGTACCGGGTCCGCTCCCTCACCCTCGAAGCCCCCGACACCACCGGGTACGCCGACGGCGAGCCCCTCGGCAGGCTCCCCCTCACCGTCACCTGTGTCCCCGGCGCCCTGCGCGTCCTCGCCCCGGCGCCCGCCGAGGACCCCGGAGCGGGGCCCTCCACATCCCCTCGATAA
- the tatC gene encoding twin-arginine translocase subunit TatC has translation MPLVEHLRELRNRMAKGLLAIVAVTIVALVYSEELLQFLAKSVPKCPDGVTSSGGNCAVVTFNTLTAPFSTTIQVSLTVGLVVASPVWLYQLWAFIAPGLHKTEKRYTYAFVGAAVPLFAAGAYLAYQILPVSVKVLISLTPEGAQNLLSLGDVLDFTLRMVLVFGLAFELPLVLVMLNLTGILTGRRMAGWWRGVIMGVFVFGAVITPTTDPVGMIALAGPVTVLYFGAVGFSLLNDRRRERGNPDAELDDDEASQLDLTPQAVGSVEPVGAPRALPEQATGEHGGAGVQRANGYDDIT, from the coding sequence ATGCCCCTCGTGGAGCACCTGCGTGAACTCCGCAACCGCATGGCGAAGGGCCTCCTCGCCATCGTCGCGGTGACGATCGTCGCCCTCGTGTACAGCGAGGAGCTGTTGCAGTTCCTGGCGAAGTCGGTGCCCAAGTGCCCCGACGGCGTCACCAGCAGTGGCGGCAACTGCGCCGTGGTCACCTTCAACACGTTGACGGCTCCGTTCAGCACGACGATCCAGGTGTCCCTGACCGTCGGCCTCGTCGTCGCGAGCCCCGTGTGGCTCTACCAGCTGTGGGCCTTCATCGCGCCCGGACTGCACAAGACCGAGAAGCGGTACACGTACGCCTTCGTCGGCGCGGCCGTACCGCTCTTCGCGGCCGGCGCCTACCTCGCGTACCAGATCCTCCCCGTCAGCGTGAAGGTCCTCATCAGCCTCACGCCCGAGGGGGCCCAGAACCTCCTCTCGCTCGGTGACGTCCTCGACTTCACCCTGCGCATGGTGCTCGTGTTCGGCCTCGCCTTCGAGCTGCCGCTGGTCCTGGTGATGCTCAACCTCACCGGCATCCTCACCGGACGCAGGATGGCCGGCTGGTGGCGCGGTGTGATCATGGGCGTCTTCGTCTTCGGCGCCGTCATCACCCCGACCACCGACCCCGTCGGCATGATCGCCCTCGCCGGACCCGTCACCGTCCTGTACTTCGGGGCCGTCGGGTTCTCCCTCCTCAACGACCGGCGACGCGAGCGCGGCAACCCCGACGCCGAGCTCGACGACGACGAGGCCTCGCAGCTGGACCTCACCCCGCAGGCCGTCGGATCCGTCGAGCCGGTCGGCGCCCCCCGCGCCCTGCCCGAGCAGGCCACCGGCGAACACGGCGGTGCCGGCGTACAGCGCGCGAACGGTTACGACGACATCACCTGA
- the tatA gene encoding Sec-independent protein translocase subunit TatA: MGRLGPTEIILILVVIILLFGAKKLPDMARSLGKSARILKSEAKAMKSDDQQSAPADPPQAAAGTAAPEPAPRTIQAAPGDVTSARPVTEPSDTTKR, from the coding sequence ATGGGTAGGCTCGGCCCCACCGAGATCATTCTCATCCTCGTCGTCATCATCCTGCTGTTCGGCGCCAAGAAGCTCCCGGACATGGCGCGCTCGCTCGGCAAGTCGGCCCGCATCCTCAAGAGCGAGGCCAAGGCGATGAAGTCGGACGACCAGCAGAGCGCCCCCGCCGACCCGCCGCAGGCCGCCGCCGGCACCGCCGCCCCGGAGCCCGCCCCGCGCACCATCCAGGCCGCTCCCGGTGACGTGACCAGCGCGCGTCCCGTGACCGAGCCCTCGGACACCACCAAGCGCTGA
- a CDS encoding helix-turn-helix transcriptional regulator — protein sequence MAANAIDQTRRMLSLVTYLRERPGAHVADVARAFGITEDELISDLDVLPMCGTSFRGGDLLDIDTDGDRIWWHNPDDVAAPLRLAADEATALLVAARAVATLPGLRESDREALLRATAKLEAAAGEAAGASSRLSVTFESEGGVFAEVDRAISERRRLWVRYYSPARDELTEREVDPIRLFAVGHTYMEAWCRLSEARRTFRLDRVAEIRILDEHAAPPELELRDLSAGLVQPSADDPEVVVEVGPGGRWVAEYYPHDRAEELPDGGLRITLRTPDPASLRRLALRLGSDGRIVAPQELADNARTAAAAALAAYDGE from the coding sequence ATGGCTGCCAACGCGATCGACCAGACGAGGCGGATGCTCTCGCTCGTCACCTACCTCCGTGAGCGCCCCGGCGCCCACGTCGCCGATGTCGCCCGGGCCTTCGGGATCACCGAGGACGAGCTGATCTCCGACCTGGACGTGCTGCCCATGTGCGGCACCAGCTTCCGCGGCGGCGACCTCCTCGACATCGACACCGACGGCGACCGGATCTGGTGGCACAACCCGGACGACGTCGCCGCGCCGCTGCGGCTCGCCGCCGACGAGGCGACCGCCCTCCTGGTCGCCGCCCGCGCCGTCGCCACCCTTCCCGGCCTCCGGGAGAGCGACCGCGAGGCGCTGCTCCGCGCCACCGCCAAGCTGGAGGCGGCCGCCGGCGAGGCCGCCGGGGCCAGCTCCCGGCTCTCGGTGACCTTCGAGTCCGAGGGCGGCGTCTTCGCCGAGGTCGACCGCGCGATCTCGGAGCGCCGCCGCCTCTGGGTGCGCTACTACTCGCCCGCCCGCGACGAACTCACCGAGCGCGAGGTCGACCCGATCCGGCTCTTCGCCGTCGGCCACACCTACATGGAGGCGTGGTGCCGGCTCTCCGAGGCGCGCCGCACCTTCCGGCTCGACCGCGTGGCCGAGATCCGCATCCTCGACGAGCACGCCGCACCGCCCGAGCTGGAACTGCGCGACCTCTCCGCGGGACTGGTCCAGCCCTCCGCCGACGATCCCGAGGTCGTCGTGGAGGTCGGTCCCGGCGGGCGCTGGGTCGCCGAGTACTACCCGCATGACCGCGCCGAGGAACTGCCCGACGGCGGGCTGCGGATCACCCTGCGGACGCCCGACCCGGCCTCGCTGCGCCGGCTCGCGCTGCGGCTGGGCAGCGACGGCCGGATCGTCGCGCCGCAGGAGCTCGCCGACAACGCCAGAACCGCGGCGGCCGCCGCGCTCGCCGCGTACGACGGCGAGTGA
- a CDS encoding helix-turn-helix transcriptional regulator, which yields MAIAKSERLMNLALCLLGTRRPLSKRELRGSIEAYLEASGDDAFNRMFERDKDDLRELGLVIETVENLEGETGYLARRDSNRLPPITLDAEEAAALGLAAKVWQQARLAGAASGALQKLRAAGMPEAEDSYDTQPSALEPRIPVHETAFEPLMLACRDRRPVSFDYRKANAARPEARQVEPWTLECWRGHWYLAGWDRDRGAERVFRLSRITGKVRSRAGAFTAPVPDVVTVRETVESWAGETATRSARIRLRTGCGYPLRARAQSVTEGADGWDELEIPYGHGLDAWLVEFGPDVVVLEPADLRADVVDRLRAVAKG from the coding sequence ATGGCGATTGCCAAGTCCGAGCGGCTGATGAATCTCGCGCTGTGCCTGCTCGGGACACGCCGACCGCTGAGCAAGCGGGAGCTCCGCGGCTCCATCGAGGCCTACCTCGAAGCGAGCGGCGACGACGCCTTCAACCGCATGTTCGAGCGCGACAAGGACGACCTCCGCGAACTCGGCCTCGTCATCGAGACCGTCGAGAACCTGGAGGGCGAGACCGGCTACCTCGCCCGCCGCGACTCCAACCGGCTGCCGCCCATCACCCTGGACGCCGAGGAGGCGGCCGCACTCGGCCTCGCCGCCAAGGTCTGGCAGCAGGCCCGCCTCGCCGGGGCCGCCAGCGGCGCCCTGCAGAAGCTCCGCGCCGCCGGCATGCCCGAGGCGGAGGACTCGTACGACACCCAGCCCAGCGCCCTCGAACCGCGGATCCCCGTCCACGAGACCGCCTTCGAACCGCTCATGCTGGCCTGCCGCGACCGCCGCCCCGTCTCCTTCGACTACCGCAAGGCCAACGCGGCCCGCCCCGAGGCCCGCCAGGTCGAACCCTGGACCCTCGAATGCTGGCGCGGCCACTGGTACCTGGCCGGCTGGGACCGCGACCGCGGCGCCGAACGCGTCTTCCGCCTCTCGCGCATCACCGGCAAGGTCCGCTCGCGGGCCGGCGCCTTCACCGCGCCCGTGCCGGACGTCGTCACCGTCCGCGAGACCGTGGAGAGCTGGGCCGGCGAGACCGCCACCCGCTCCGCCCGGATCCGGCTGCGCACCGGCTGCGGCTACCCGCTGCGCGCCCGCGCCCAGTCCGTGACCGAGGGCGCCGACGGCTGGGACGAGCTGGAGATCCCGTACGGGCACGGCCTCGATGCCTGGCTCGTCGAGTTCGGCCCCGATGTCGTCGTACTGGAACCGGCCGATCTGCGGGCCGACGTGGTGGACCGGCTGCGCGCCGTCGCCAAGGGCTGA
- a CDS encoding FKBP-type peptidyl-prolyl cis-trans isomerase: MSIEKPEIDFPGGEPPKDLEIKDIWEGDGDLAEAGDFVKVHYVGVSFDSGEEFDASWNRGAPLDFNLGAGQVIQGWDQGVQGMKVGGRRQLVIPAHLAYGDRGAGGKIAPGETLIFVCDLVGVTKR, from the coding sequence GTGAGCATCGAGAAGCCCGAGATCGACTTCCCGGGTGGCGAGCCGCCGAAGGACCTGGAGATCAAGGACATCTGGGAGGGCGACGGCGACCTCGCCGAGGCCGGTGACTTCGTGAAGGTCCACTACGTCGGTGTGTCCTTCGACTCCGGCGAGGAGTTCGACGCCTCCTGGAACCGCGGCGCCCCGCTCGACTTCAACCTCGGTGCCGGCCAGGTCATCCAGGGCTGGGACCAGGGCGTCCAGGGCATGAAGGTCGGCGGCCGCCGCCAGCTGGTCATCCCCGCGCACCTCGCCTACGGCGACCGCGGCGCCGGCGGCAAGATCGCCCCGGGCGAGACGCTGATCTTCGTCTGCGACCTCGTGGGCGTCACCAAGCGCTGA
- a CDS encoding FKBP-type peptidyl-prolyl cis-trans isomerase, translating to MRRLAGLLVVPLLLLSTAACGSDDKGSDSASMTNGLPAITAGAKFGEKPTLAKGEGDPPKELKVNVISEGKGAVTKKGDALSVNYLGQAWDSTTPFDNSFDRGEPFSVTLGEGQVIKGWEQALEGQKVGSRLEIGIPPELGYGEKGSPPSIKPNATLVFVVDILKSVTIPKSATGTPVAQDNKDLPKVGTNTDGKAPSLTVPKVDPPTKLVSNYVLEAKGEKVTATDTVVVNYVAALWKDGKVFDSTYTSGKPANFPLSQLTLKGLKDGLVGKTVGSRVLIVAPPAEAFGDKEQQGIPKNSTLVFAVDILTKV from the coding sequence GTGCGCCGACTTGCCGGCCTTCTCGTCGTCCCGCTGCTGCTGCTCTCCACAGCGGCGTGCGGCAGCGACGACAAGGGCTCCGATTCCGCTTCGATGACGAACGGGCTGCCCGCCATCACCGCGGGGGCCAAGTTCGGCGAGAAGCCGACCCTCGCCAAGGGCGAGGGCGACCCGCCCAAGGAACTCAAGGTCAACGTCATCAGCGAGGGCAAGGGCGCGGTGACGAAGAAGGGCGACGCGCTCTCGGTGAACTACCTGGGTCAGGCCTGGGACTCCACCACCCCCTTCGACAACAGCTTCGACCGCGGCGAGCCCTTCAGCGTGACGCTCGGCGAGGGCCAGGTCATCAAGGGCTGGGAGCAGGCCCTCGAAGGACAGAAGGTCGGCAGCCGCCTCGAGATCGGCATCCCGCCGGAGCTCGGCTACGGCGAGAAGGGTTCGCCGCCGAGCATCAAGCCGAACGCCACCCTCGTCTTCGTCGTGGACATCCTGAAGTCCGTCACGATCCCCAAGTCCGCCACCGGCACCCCGGTCGCCCAGGACAACAAGGACCTCCCGAAGGTCGGCACGAACACCGACGGCAAGGCCCCCTCGCTGACCGTCCCCAAGGTCGACCCGCCGACCAAGCTCGTCTCGAACTACGTGCTCGAGGCCAAGGGCGAGAAGGTGACGGCTACCGACACGGTCGTCGTGAACTACGTCGCCGCCCTGTGGAAGGACGGCAAGGTCTTCGACTCGACGTACACCTCGGGCAAGCCCGCGAACTTCCCGCTGTCGCAGCTCACGCTGAAGGGCCTCAAGGACGGCCTGGTCGGCAAGACGGTCGGCAGCCGCGTCCTCATCGTCGCCCCGCCGGCCGAGGCGTTCGGCGACAAGGAGCAGCAGGGCATTCCGAAGAACTCCACGCTGGTGTTCGCCGTGGACATCCTGACGAAGGTGTAA
- the pafA gene encoding Pup--protein ligase: MDRRIFGLENEYGVTCTFRGQRRLSPDEVARYLFRRVVSWGRSSNVFLRNGARLYLDVGSHPEYATPECDDLTELVTHDKAGERILEGLLVDAERRLHEEGIAGDVYLFKNNTDSAGNSYGCHENYLVARHGEFSRLADILIPFLVTRQLICGAGKVLQTPRGAVFCVSQRAEHIWEGVSSATTRSRPIINTRDEPHADAERYRRLHVIVGDSNMSETTMLLKVGATDLVLRMIEAGTVMRDLTLENPIRAIREVSHDTTGQRKVRLASGREASALEVQREYYEKAVDFVDRRGIRSGTVAQVLELWGRTLDAIESEQLDRIETEIDWVMKHRLIERYRAKHNMTMSNPRVAQIDLAYHDIHRRRGLYYLLQKNGQAARICNDMKIFEGKSVPPQTTRARLRGDFIRRAQEQRRDFTVDWVHLKLNDQAQRTVLCKDPFRSVDDRVEKLIAGM, from the coding sequence ATGGACCGCCGCATTTTCGGGCTGGAGAACGAGTACGGCGTCACGTGCACGTTCAGGGGACAGCGCCGACTGTCTCCTGACGAAGTGGCGCGCTACCTCTTCCGCCGTGTCGTGTCATGGGGCCGCAGCAGCAATGTCTTCCTGCGGAACGGCGCCCGCCTGTACCTGGACGTGGGATCGCATCCGGAATACGCCACACCGGAATGCGACGACCTGACCGAACTGGTCACCCACGACAAGGCCGGTGAGCGCATTCTCGAGGGCCTGCTCGTCGACGCCGAACGCCGCCTGCACGAGGAGGGAATCGCCGGCGACGTCTACCTCTTCAAGAACAACACCGACTCGGCCGGAAACTCCTACGGCTGCCACGAGAACTATCTCGTCGCCCGCCACGGAGAGTTCTCCCGGCTCGCGGACATCCTCATTCCGTTCCTGGTCACCCGACAGCTCATCTGCGGCGCGGGAAAGGTCCTCCAGACCCCGCGCGGAGCGGTGTTCTGCGTCTCCCAGCGGGCCGAGCACATCTGGGAGGGCGTCAGCTCCGCCACCACCCGCTCACGTCCCATCATCAACACCCGTGACGAGCCGCACGCGGACGCCGAGCGCTACCGCCGGCTCCACGTCATCGTCGGCGACTCGAACATGTCCGAGACCACCATGCTCCTCAAGGTCGGCGCCACCGACCTGGTGCTCCGCATGATCGAGGCCGGCACGGTGATGCGGGACCTCACCCTGGAGAACCCGATCCGGGCCATCCGCGAGGTCAGCCACGACACCACCGGACAGCGCAAGGTCCGGCTCGCCAGCGGCCGCGAGGCCTCCGCCCTGGAGGTCCAGCGCGAGTACTACGAGAAGGCCGTCGACTTCGTCGACCGCCGCGGCATCCGGTCCGGCACCGTCGCCCAGGTCCTGGAACTGTGGGGCCGCACTCTCGACGCGATCGAGAGCGAGCAGCTCGACCGGATCGAGACCGAGATCGACTGGGTCATGAAGCACCGGCTCATCGAGCGCTACCGGGCCAAGCACAACATGACCATGTCGAACCCGAGGGTCGCGCAGATAGACCTCGCCTACCACGACATCCACCGCCGTCGTGGCCTCTACTACCTGCTGCAGAAGAACGGCCAGGCCGCCCGGATCTGCAACGACATGAAGATCTTCGAGGGCAAGTCGGTGCCCCCGCAGACCACTCGGGCCCGGCTCCGCGGCGACTTCATCCGCCGCGCCCAGGAGCAGCGACGGGACTTCACCGTCGACTGGGTCCACCTCAAGCTGAACGACCAGGCACAGCGCACCGTGTTGTGCAAGGACCCGTTCCGCTCCGTGGACGACCGCGTCGAAAAGCTGATCGCCGGAATGTAG
- a CDS encoding MFS transporter: MATEAPARGGYLDILLAPHAARLLAGTLVGRLPNGVGPIALTLFVRDQGGSYTLAGGLIAAYGVATAVGQPLLGRAVDLKGQPRVQLPAAVLSALGMALLALTGIGHLGLAYAAVVLAGLFTPPLEGGLRALWPSVLGREDRVHRAYAMDAVAQEVMFTVGPLLLTLLVSLWSPAAALLVINLLGVLGALAVVLSEPSRTWRSAPREAHWLGALRSRGLLALLGSFFFVGLALGSITVAAVAYADDRGTPSVYGWLMAALGLGALIGGVTYGARPWSGAPERRLRVLVLLLAVCYLPLVLTPGPVAMTALAALAGVFLAPVLACAFIVVDRHAPRGTVTEAFSWLVTTFGVGSALGSAAAGPAIELSGTVAGFAVAGAGGLIALLVLLATGRALHVPVATEQPPAAPETPGAEPRHAVGAGAPTSVHTEKNTH, from the coding sequence ATGGCCACCGAGGCCCCGGCACGAGGCGGCTATCTCGACATACTCCTGGCGCCGCACGCGGCCCGGCTGCTCGCCGGCACCCTCGTGGGGCGCCTCCCCAACGGCGTCGGCCCCATCGCCCTCACCCTCTTCGTCCGCGACCAGGGCGGCAGCTACACCCTGGCCGGCGGCCTCATCGCCGCCTACGGCGTCGCCACCGCCGTCGGCCAGCCCCTCCTCGGCCGGGCCGTCGACCTCAAGGGCCAGCCCCGGGTCCAGCTGCCCGCCGCCGTCCTCTCCGCCCTCGGCATGGCCCTCCTCGCCCTCACCGGCATCGGCCACCTCGGCCTCGCCTACGCGGCCGTCGTCCTCGCCGGACTCTTCACCCCGCCCCTCGAGGGCGGACTGCGGGCCCTGTGGCCGAGCGTCCTCGGCCGCGAGGACCGGGTCCACCGCGCGTACGCCATGGACGCGGTCGCCCAGGAGGTCATGTTCACCGTCGGCCCCCTGCTGCTGACCCTCCTGGTCTCCCTGTGGTCGCCCGCCGCCGCCCTCCTGGTCATCAACCTCCTCGGCGTCCTCGGCGCCCTCGCCGTCGTCCTCTCCGAGCCCTCCCGCACCTGGCGCTCCGCGCCCCGCGAGGCCCACTGGCTGGGCGCCCTGCGCTCCCGGGGCCTCCTCGCCCTCCTCGGGTCGTTCTTCTTCGTCGGCCTCGCCCTCGGCTCCATCACCGTCGCCGCCGTCGCCTACGCCGACGACCGCGGCACCCCGTCCGTCTACGGCTGGCTCATGGCCGCGCTCGGCCTCGGCGCGCTCATCGGCGGCGTCACCTACGGAGCCCGCCCGTGGTCCGGAGCCCCCGAACGGCGGCTCCGCGTCCTCGTGCTGCTCCTCGCCGTCTGCTACCTGCCGCTGGTGCTCACCCCCGGCCCCGTCGCCATGACCGCCCTGGCGGCCCTGGCGGGCGTCTTCCTGGCGCCCGTCCTCGCCTGCGCCTTCATCGTCGTGGACCGCCACGCGCCGCGCGGCACGGTCACCGAGGCCTTCTCCTGGCTCGTCACCACCTTCGGCGTCGGCTCGGCCCTGGGCTCCGCCGCGGCGGGCCCCGCCATCGAACTCTCCGGGACCGTCGCCGGATTCGCCGTCGCCGGGGCGGGCGGCCTGATCGCCCTCCTCGTCCTGCTCGCCACCGGCCGTGCCCTCCACGTCCCGGTGGCCACCGAACAGCCGCCCGCGGCCCCCGAAACCCCCGGCGCGGAGCCGCGACACGCCGTCGGTGCGGGCGCCCCCACCTCCGTACACACGGAAAAGAACACGCACTGA
- a CDS encoding LacI family DNA-binding transcriptional regulator produces the protein MQTPEPLGGTRPTSRDVARSAGVSQATVSLVLGDKWRGRVSEPTAEAVREAARALGYRPNLAARNLRLGRTRTAMLVVPALTNEFFAHVYTGAAAAASRHGFGVVLYPSPDGLGPARDPFASAQAALDGVIASSMATGALEAFRGSDLPLVMLDSDPADAGAAAHVNLDVADGMRRVTGHLLGLGHRRFLHLASAAPSWTFDVRAAALAHALRGTEVRTVRSALNVADAWEAAGRALASPGPLPTAVICDDDILAVGVCKAARRLGLRVPEDLSVTGFDDMALATVVEPELTTVRLPAEEFGRRGMEALLAVLAGERPRPDTLPVSLVPRGSSGPAPAS, from the coding sequence GTGCAGACCCCGGAGCCGCTCGGCGGCACCCGCCCCACCAGCCGGGACGTCGCCCGGAGCGCGGGCGTCTCGCAGGCCACCGTCTCCCTCGTGCTCGGCGACAAGTGGCGCGGCCGGGTGTCCGAGCCCACGGCGGAGGCCGTGCGCGAGGCCGCCCGGGCCCTCGGCTACCGGCCCAATCTGGCCGCCCGCAACCTGCGGCTGGGCCGTACCCGCACCGCCATGCTCGTCGTCCCGGCGCTCACCAACGAGTTCTTCGCGCACGTCTACACGGGGGCGGCGGCCGCGGCGTCCCGGCACGGCTTCGGCGTGGTCCTCTACCCCTCCCCCGACGGCCTGGGGCCGGCGCGGGACCCCTTCGCCTCGGCGCAGGCCGCCCTCGACGGCGTGATCGCCTCCTCGATGGCGACCGGCGCCCTGGAGGCCTTCCGGGGCTCCGACCTGCCCCTCGTGATGCTCGACAGCGACCCGGCCGACGCCGGGGCCGCGGCCCATGTGAACCTCGACGTCGCCGACGGCATGCGCCGGGTGACCGGCCACCTGCTCGGCCTCGGCCACCGGCGCTTCCTGCACCTGGCCTCCGCGGCCCCGTCCTGGACCTTCGACGTGCGGGCCGCCGCCCTCGCCCACGCCCTGCGCGGCACGGAGGTGCGCACCGTGCGGTCGGCGCTGAACGTCGCGGACGCCTGGGAGGCCGCGGGCCGGGCCCTCGCCTCCCCCGGGCCCCTGCCCACGGCGGTGATCTGCGACGACGACATCCTCGCGGTCGGCGTCTGCAAGGCCGCGCGCCGGCTGGGGCTGCGGGTCCCGGAGGACCTGTCGGTCACCGGCTTCGACGACATGGCCCTCGCGACGGTCGTCGAGCCGGAGCTCACCACCGTGCGGCTGCCCGCCGAAGAGTTCGGCCGGCGGGGCATGGAGGCGCTCCTCGCGGTCCTCGCGGGCGAGCGGCCACGGCCGGACACCCTGCCCGTCTCCCTGGTCCCCCGGGGCTCCTCGGGGCCCGCACCGGCCTCCTGA
- the prcA gene encoding proteasome subunit alpha — protein sequence MSTPFYVSPQQAMADRAEYARKGIARGRSLVVLQYTDGIVFVGENPSRALHKFSEIYDRIGFAAAGKYNEYENLRIGGVRYADLRGYTYDRDDVTARGLANVYAQTLGTIFSSAGEKPYEVELVVAEVGTEPSGDQIYRLPHDGSIVDEHGSVAVGGNAEQIGSFLDQRHRDGMSLAEALRLAVQALSRDTNGSEREIPAERLEVAVLDRTRPQQRKFKRIVGRQLSRLLEADDAAVTKTDEPSDEAPEE from the coding sequence GTGTCCACTCCGTTCTACGTCTCACCCCAGCAGGCCATGGCCGACCGGGCGGAGTACGCCCGCAAGGGCATCGCCCGAGGCCGCAGCCTTGTCGTCCTCCAGTACACCGACGGGATCGTCTTCGTCGGTGAGAACCCGTCCCGCGCGCTGCACAAGTTCAGCGAGATCTACGACCGGATCGGCTTCGCGGCCGCCGGCAAGTACAACGAGTACGAGAACCTCCGCATCGGCGGTGTCCGCTACGCCGACCTGCGGGGCTACACCTACGACCGGGACGACGTCACCGCGCGCGGCCTGGCCAACGTCTACGCCCAGACCCTGGGCACGATCTTCTCCAGCGCGGGGGAGAAGCCGTACGAGGTGGAGCTGGTCGTCGCCGAGGTCGGCACCGAGCCGTCGGGCGACCAGATCTACCGGCTGCCGCACGACGGCTCGATCGTCGACGAGCACGGCTCGGTCGCGGTCGGCGGCAACGCCGAGCAGATCGGCTCCTTCCTGGACCAGCGGCACCGGGACGGCATGTCCCTCGCCGAGGCCCTGAGGCTGGCCGTGCAGGCGCTCTCGCGTGACACCAACGGCAGCGAGCGGGAGATCCCCGCGGAACGCCTGGAGGTGGCGGTCCTGGACCGTACACGGCCGCAGCAGCGCAAGTTCAAGCGGATCGTCGGCCGTCAGCTGTCCCGCCTCCTGGAGGCGGACGACGCGGCGGTCACGAAGACGGACGAGCCCTCGGACGAGGCTCCGGAGGAGTAG